Within the Granulicella sibirica genome, the region ACCCGTGCTTCCTCTTCTTCCGCCATCGAAGACTTATCCGGGAGAACGATGGTGAAGGTCGATCCCGAACCAAGCGTGCTGCTGACCGTGATCTGTCCACCCATCGCTTTGCACAGTTGCTGACTGATCGCAAGACCCAGGCCGCTTCCGCCGTACTTGCGCGTTGCCGAGGAGTCGCCCTGGGAGAAGGTCTGAAACAGCCTTCCCTGCTCCTCGATCGAGATGCCAAGACCCGTATCGCGAACACTCCATTGGATCCAGGATCCAGCGTCATTGCTGGCTTGTTCGACAGCGATCGAAATCGTTCCGTCCTGCGTGAATTTGCAGGCATTGCTGATGAGATTCAGCAGGCACTGCCGGAAACGCAGCGGATCGACGTACTGAACGCCATGCCATACCGGCCTCACCAGGCAAATCCGATTGCGATTATTCGTCGCGAGCATTTCGGCAGCCGGCATCACCTCATCCAGCACCTCCGAAGACAGCACATACTCCGGATACAGCTTCATCTCGCCCGCTTCGATCTTGGAGAAGTCAAGGATGTCGCTGATGAGCCCAAGAAGGTGACGAGCCGACAGAAGGACCTTGTCCAGATCCATCGTGAAATGCGTGAGTCCTTCGTCGGTAGCCTCTTCATGCAGCATCTCGCTGTAACCGATGATCGCATTCAGCGGAGTTCGCAGTTCGTGGCTCATATTCGCGAGGAAGGAGCTCTTTGCCAGGTTCGACTCCTCAGCAAGCACCTTGGCCACGCTGAGATCCCGCTCGATTGCCTGCCTTTCGATGATTTCGTTTTGTAGATCCTGCGTTCTCTCCTGCACGCGATCTTCCAGCGAATCGTGGGCGATCTGCAAATCTGTCTCGCGCTGCTGGATATGATCCAGCATCATGTTGAATTGATCGACCAGCATACCGGTCTCATCGTTCGAGATCCGCCTCGCTCGCGCCCGCGGATCGTTGCCGCGCGCGATCCTCGTTGCCACGTCCGTCAGGTGGAGTATAGGCAGAGAAATGATCCGCTGCAGCACGGACGAGAGTGCCAGCGCAAACAACATAGCCACGAAGAGCACCGCAAAGCCGATCTCCGCCAGCCGCAAAAGAAGGCGATACATATCAGCCAGGCTGACGTCCAGATAGAGCAGGCCTACCGTCTCCCCTTTCATCAGGATGGGCTTTACGATCAGCAGTCGATGGGAGTCGAAACGCGAGGCGACCGTGCTAGCATCCGGACACGCCAGGGTGACGCCCTCACGC harbors:
- a CDS encoding ATP-binding protein, which codes for MSNFLSRSIRRKLILLFTATASVTVLLACASLWIYQLVHSRATLQKDEQATAQLIADTTGPALLFDDASAANESLSILRTDGRIRAACIYDKRGKPMAHFSREGVTLACPDASTVASRFDSHRLLIVKPILMKGETVGLLYLDVSLADMYRLLLRLAEIGFAVLFVAMLFALALSSVLQRIISLPILHLTDVATRIARGNDPRARARRISNDETGMLVDQFNMMLDHIQQRETDLQIAHDSLEDRVQERTQDLQNEIIERQAIERDLSVAKVLAEESNLAKSSFLANMSHELRTPLNAIIGYSEMLHEEATDEGLTHFTMDLDKVLLSARHLLGLISDILDFSKIEAGEMKLYPEYVLSSEVLDEVMPAAEMLATNNRNRICLVRPVWHGVQYVDPLRFRQCLLNLISNACKFTQDGTISIAVEQASNDAGSWIQWSVRDTGLGISIEEQGRLFQTFSQGDSSATRKYGGSGLGLAISQQLCKAMGGQITVSSTLGSGSTFTIVLPDKSSMAEEEEARVVVVV